A single window of Amyelois transitella isolate CPQ chromosome 17, ilAmyTran1.1, whole genome shotgun sequence DNA harbors:
- the LOC132902740 gene encoding uncharacterized protein LOC132902740, with protein sequence MLLDTTEECLNGLINEGISTTSWDPVIIHHVVQKLDFESHKSWEEHAYKLKPNELPSWRDLKQFLEGKFRTLELVTNTNNPITSITREKTQAFKGKSFHVAAAATSSVQTCINCNEDHTLSHCKVFGKLQPRERSEFVRNKSLCFNCLAEGHSAWKCRLPVTCRICKRKHHTLLHEKREFQTTDNVQTHHSQLDDTKDEQQEDEETNDAIATHFTAKKSTALLATALVPVRDEKGYVTILRALVDPGSQANFISERATQTLKVKRTSAKGNITGVGSTKTTVKHVVQLELLSNHEDTFKLGMKAYVMATQLTTHLPTKTIKIPSNNWTHLRGLTLADPNFNEVGRIDLLLGVEVCSQILKNELIKGPLGSPCAQNTHLGWILFGAIQDTSSSEEIIVMHHQLDIDNMLKNFWEIEPDTKKKYTKEEERCERLFEETYSRQEEGRYVVKLPFKTDNPQCRNGNTREIAIRRLEQIEKRFRKDKLLKEEYTKVFEEYKTLNHLEEVPENEKNNPAVYLPHHAVIKLDRDTSKVRIVFDASSKGSNHVSLNDELMVGPQIQEDMRSLVIRWRMKRVCFTADVQMMYRQILVTKEDADFQRILWRDSTGTIKDYRLLRITFGTACAPYLAVKTLQQIAKDEGKEHPVAAKTIHEDFYMDDLMSGSDTVPEALDTAMNIAEILKRGGMNLQKWTSNSSEFLKQIKPSNRSIKVKLDIKLDGMTKALGVSWNMGEDVFQYNFQLPHLEKVINKRTILAEIQRLFDPLGWLAPALLPAKILIQKLWLKGVGWDDDLDSETKEEWINIRNSYEHLKQIKLKRWMNTTQDNLNEVTVHGYCDASNKAYGAVAYLRARTDDGNFKISLIAARTRVAPVKPVSLPRLELCGAVLLSQLLKQISEATRIPKDQFFAWTDSTIVLAWLEGDPIRWQTFVRNRVITILDNIGNKWYHVRTDENPADLASRGLLLPDLQNNLLWWQGPNWLKNEELPVKKMNNLITELEIRRDILVNTKVQDNYIEDDKDNKEFLLTKFEDFDTLKELLKTITYCKRFLKYKSYGVKTLDVPITTEELESALDVCIRIVQKKDFEEEMVDLRKRGRVKRRSNLKSLHPFIDANNILRVGGRIRHANLNNSKKNPIILSAKNPLTLLLVADAHVKTLHGGIQLMLTFLRERYWIINAKRTVKSCIHRCLICAKQSAATRTQLMGDLPKERVTPARPFCNSGVDFAGPYQVLMSKGRGAKTSKSYISIFICMATKAIHLELVGDLTSEAFIGAFKRFVARRGKCTNLWSDQGRNFIGANKELALEWKEAKLEFEGEISEKLALDGTQWHFIPAHSPTFGGLWEAGVKSLKYHLKRILNTHLTFEELSTILCQVEACLNSRPLCPVDDTNPDSFEILTPGHFLIGEAPIVVPSRQKNFSSMSHLSRWRYTQKLLNEFWTRWQDEYLSRLQQRPKWLRKVDEFKIGQIVLIKTDGLPPGKWLLGRVTEKHPGTDGITRVYSVKSGDKIVKRPITKLCLLPIDNE encoded by the coding sequence ATGCTTCTAGACACTACCGAAGAATGTTTGAATGGCCTTATAAATGAAGGAATATCTACTACTTCGTGGGATCCAGTTATTATTCATCATGTGGTGCAAAAATTAGATTTCGAGAGTCATAAGTCATGGGAAGAACACGCTTATAAATTGAAACCTAATGAATTACCTAGTTGGCGTGACTTGAAACAATTCCTAGAAGGGAAATTTAGAACACTGGAGCTGGTTACTAACACAAACAATCCGATAACTTCCATCACAAGAGAGAAGACTCAAGCATTCAAGGGCAAGTCATTTCACGTAGCGGCCGCAGCAACATCTTCGGTCCAGACCTGTATTAACTGTAATGAAGACCATACCTTAAGTCACTGCAAGGTATTTGGTAAACTGCAGCCGCGGGAAAGAAGTGAATTTGTAAGAAACAAAAGCCTATGCTTCAATTGTTTAGCTGAAGGTCATTCAGCATGGAAATGTCGTTTGCCAGTTACCTGTCGTATCTGTAAGAGAAAACACCACACTTTGCTTCACGAAAAGAGAGAATTCCAAACTACAGACAATGTACAAACTCACCACAGCCAACTTGATGACACAAAAGATGAACAACAGGAAGACGAAGAAACAAACGACGCAATAGCAACTCATTTCACAGCGAAGAAGTCTACAGCTTTGCTCGCTACCGCATTGGTCCCTGTAAGAGATGAGAAAGGATACGTAACAATATTGCGCGCGTTAGTAGATCCGGGATCCCAAGCTAATTTCATTAGCGAAAGAGCAACTCAAACATTAAAAGTAAAGAGAACATCGGCTAAAGGAAACATCACAGGTGTGGGTTCAACCAAGACTACAGTTAAGCACGTGGTACAGCTGGAACTTTTATCCAATCATGAGGATACGTTCAAGCTCGGTATGAAAGCCTATGTTATGGCCACACAATTGACCACACACCTGCCAACAAAGACTATTAAGATACCATCAAACAATTGGACACATTTACGAGGACTCACCTTAGCTGATCCCAACTTTAATGAAGTAGGAAGAATCGACCTTCTTCTTGGTGTTGAAGTTTGTTCCCAAATTTTGAAGAATGAATTAATCAAAGGTCCCCTAGGTTCACCATGCGCTCAAAACACACACCTTGGTTGGATCTTATTTGGAGCAATACAAGACACATCTTCCTCTGAAGAAATAATTGTCATGCATCATCAGCTAGACATAGACAACATGCTGAAGAACTTTTGGGAAATAGAGCCTGACACAAAGaagaaatatacaaaagaGGAAGAGAGATGTGAACGTCTATTTGAAGAAACATATAGTAGACAAGAGGAAGGGAGATACGTGGTAAAATTACCATTTAAGACTGATAATCCTCAATGTCGAAACGGAAACACTAGAGAGATAGCTATTAGAAGATTagaacaaatagaaaaaagatttaGGAAAGACAAATTATTGAAGGAAGAATACACAAAAGTATTTGaagaatataaaacattaaatcatCTAGAAGAAGTTCCGGAAAATGAAAAGAACAATCCAGCAGTATATCTTCCTCACCACGCAGTGATAAAACTAGATAGGGATACGTCTAAGGTCCGTATAGTGTTTGATGCATCATCAAAAGGTTCAAATCACGTATCTCTTAACGATGAACTGATGGTTGGACCACAAATACAGGAAGATATGAGATCGCTTGTTATAAGGTGGAGAATGAAACGAGTTTGTTTTACGGCAGATGTCCAAATGATGTATAGGCAAATTTTAGTAACAAAAGAAGACGCAGACTTTCAACGTATCCTCTGGCGAGACTCCACTGGAACAATAAAAGACTATCGCCTTTTAAGAATTACTTTCGGCACAGCTTGTGCTCCTTACTTGGCGGTGAAGACGCTCCAACAAATCGCAAAAGATGAAGGCAAGGAACATCCAGTGGCAGCAAAAACGATCCACGAAGACTTTTATATGGATGACCTGATGTCTGGATCAGATACTGTGCCTGAAGCTTTAGACACAGCGATGAATATAGCTGAAATTCTTAAAAGAGGAGGTATGAATCTACAAAAATGGACATCTAATAGCTCAGAATTTCTTAAACAGATTAAGCCGTCTAACAGaagtataaaagtaaaactagATATCAAGTTAGATGGGATGACTAAAGCACTTGGAGTTTCCTGGAATATGGGGGAAGACGTGTTTCAGTATAATTTTCAGTTGCCTCATTTAGAAAAagtcataaataaaagaactaTATTAGCAGAGATCCAACGCCTCTTCGATCCGCTCGGTTGGCTGGCCCCTGCATTGCTTCctgcaaaaatattaatacaaaagtTATGGTTAAAAGGAGTCGGCTGGGATGATGATCTCGATTCTGAAACAAAAGAGGAATGGattaatataagaaatagTTATGAACacctaaaacaaataaaattaaagagatGGATGAACACTACTCAAGACAATTTAAATGAGGTCACTGTGCATGGGTATTGCGATGCGTCTAATAAAGCTTATGGAGCAGTTGCTTACCTTAGAGCCCGAACTGATGATGGAAATTTTAAGATAAGCCTCATCGCTGCTCGAACAAGAGTTGCGCCAGTTAAGCCAGTATCTTTACCGAGGCTGGAATTGTGTGGTGCAGTTCTTTTATCTCAATTGCTGAAACAAATTAGTGAAGCTACTCGAATACCTAAAGATCAGTTTTTTGCATGGACTGACTCCACGATAGTTTTAGCATGGTTGGAAGGGGATCCGATTCGATGGCAAACTTTCGTCAGAAATAGAGTGATTACAATTTTAGACAACATTGGAAACAAATGGTATCATGTCCGAACTGATGAGAATCCCGCTGACCTGGCTTCTAGAGGTTTATTACTACCTGATTTACAAAACAATCTATTGTGGTGGCAGGGACCAAACTGGCTGAAGAATGAAGAGCTACCTGTGAAGAAAATGAACAACTTAATAACAGAATTAGAGATAAGAAGAGATATATTAGTAAATACTAAAGTACaagataattatatagaagatgataaagataataaagaatttttactTACCAAATTTGAAGATTTTGACACGTTGAAAGAActgttaaaaacaataacttaTTGCAAAAGatttctgaaatataaaagttaTGGAGTTAAAACTTTAGATGTACCTATAACAACGGAAGAGTTGGAAAGCGCACTCGATGTGTGCATAAGAATTGTACAGAAAAAGGATTTTGAAGAAGAAATGGTTGATCTAAGGAAAAGAGGCAGGGTTAAAAGGAGAAGCAATCTTAAATCCTTACATCCTTTCATTGACGCAAATAATATTCTCAGGGTGGGCGGTAGGATTCGCCATGCTAATTTGAATAACTCGAAGAAGAACCCTATAATATTAAGTGCAAAGAATCCTTTAACATTACTTCTTGTGGCAGATGCTCATGTAAAGACATTACACGGCGGAATTCAATTAATGTTGACATTTCTGAGGGAAAGGTACTGGATTATCAATGCTAAAAGAACAGTAAAATCCTGCATTCATCGATGTTTAATTTGTGCCAAACAGAGTGCTGCTACTAGAACACAACTCATGGGTGATCTACCGAAAGAACGTGTGACTCCAGCTAGACCCTTCTGTAATAGTGGCGTTGATTTTGCCGGTCCTTATCAGGTACTAATGTCAAAAGGTCGAGGTGCAAAAACCAGCAAGAGttacatttcaatttttatatgcaTGGCTACGAAAGCTATTCACCTAGAACTTGTAGGTGATTTAACATCAGAAGCCTTTATAGGAGCTTTTAAGAGATTTGTAGCAAGAAGAGGCAAATGTACCAACCTGTGGAGTGATCAGGGACGTAATTTCATCGGCGCCAACAAAGAATTAGCACTGGAATGGAAAGAAGCTAAATTAGAGTTTGAAGGAGAAATTTCAGAAAAACTTGCATTGGACGGCACTCAGTGGCACTTCATCCCGGCGCATAGTCCCACCTTTGGCGGACTTTGGGAAGCAGGCGTCAAGTCTCTGAAATATCACCTGAAAAGGATACTTAATACCCACCTGACTTTCGAAGAACTGAGTACAATTTTATGTCAGGTGGAGGCTTGTTTAAATTCGAGACCACTGTGCCCAGTTGATGATACAAATCCAGATAGTTTTGAAATTCTTACCCCTGGACATTTCTTGATTGGTGAGGCCCCTATAGTAGTACCGTCTCGCCAGAAAAATTTCTCTTCTATGAGTCATTTATCCAGATGGCGTTATACGCAGAAATTACTTAATGAGTTTTGGACCAGATGGCAAGATGAGTATTTGTCTCGACTTCAACAAAGACCCAAATGGTTAAGAAAGGTAGACGAGTTTAAAATCGGTCAAATAGTTCTCATCAAAACTGATGGGCTGCCTCCTGGTAAATGGCTACTTGGACGAGTAACGGAGAAACATCCCGGAACTGACGGTATAACCAGGGTTTACAGTGTTAAAAGCGGtgataaaattgtgaaaagaCCTATCACCAAGTTATGTCTTTTACCTATTGATAATGAATAA